The stretch of DNA AGTATAATCTTGTGgccgtatttgacgcactctgctgctacattcctgcagtgtttccTGACCAGCGGGCACTCGAACACGCACCGACAGtgcaataaacaaaacaaaaaaacacacagaacgaccaaaaacattcagtacaggccaaaagtttggtcactccttctcattcaatgcgttttctttattttcatgactatttacattgtagattgtcactcaatgcatcaaaactgtgaatgaacacgtggagttatgtacttaacaaaaaaaggtgaaataactgaaaacatgttttatgttctagtttattcaaaatagccaccctttgctctgattactgctttgcacactcttggcattctctcgatgagcttcaagcacacctgttaagtaaaaaccatttcaggtgactacctcttgaagctcaacatgtgttcattcatagttttgatgccgtcagtgacaatctacaatgtaaatagtcatgaaaataaagaaaacacattgaatgagaaggtgggtccaaacttttggcctgtactgtatcttATTACCCAATTTTTTCCAAAATGATTAGCTTTCGACCAATAATCAcagagaaattgtgacttttgtgtgaagtatgtcaactgtggtggctgcgtCCAATGTATTTGAAATCCCTGTATGTATCACTCATGATGTATTATTGCCTAAAGACATTCACACCATattattctacaccaaaatgaattAATTTATTATCCTACCGTGCGTTTTTCGTCCGCCTCTAACTCCCAAACCGTTCATTCGATTAATCCTGTTCGAGCGTCAAAACGTTCAGCGCATTCATGCGTGCTCATTCAACAAaatgattttgaattgagaatcgaatcGTGCTGTACCCaaaagattcacagtcctattTGCCATACTCTCTTAATATACGACTGGCTATACCTCCCAGCCCCTCCCGGGTTGCGTGACCACAGTCCCCGTGCGGCTCCATCGAGAGGCTAATCCATATTTGCCTCTTGGCTCTCCTCCACAGGAAACCCAGGATCAACTCCCAGCTGGTCGCCCAGCAGGTGGCGCAGCAGTACCCCATGCCTCCGCCGCCCAAAAAGGAGCGACGGGAGCGGAGCGAGCGCACGGACCGGGAGCGGCCAGACGGGGAAGGAGAGCCCGCCCTGGTGGAGGTTCGTCCCGAAGTTGAGCGCCCAGAAATCGTGAGGCCCGAAGCAGACACGCCCGAGAAGGACAGCAGTGACAAGGAACAGCCTGCACAAGACAAAGCGGACAGAGAGAAAGACATCAGCCCGGCCATCACGAAGAAGCCCAGCATCAAAAAGGGCAGGTTAGTGCACATGGAACAGggatagagatgtctgataatggcttttttgcctatatccgatattccgaaattgtccaactcttaattaccgattccgatatcaaccgatacccatatatacagtcgtggaattaacacattattatgcctaattttgttgtgttgccccgctggatgcattaaacaatgtaacaaggttttccaaaataaatcaactcaagttatggaaaaaaatgccaacatggcactgccatatttattgaagtcacaaagtgcattattttttttaacatgcctcaaaacagcagcttggaatttgggacatgctctccatgagagagagcgtgaggaggttgaggtgggcggggttgaggtggggctagcgggtggtgtatattgtagcatcctggaagagttagtgctgcaaggggttctgggtatttgttctgttgtgtttatgttgtgtcacggtgcggatgttctcccgaaatgtgtttgtcattcttgtttggtgtgggttcacagtgtggcgcatatttgtaacagtgttaaagttgtttatacggtcatcctcagtgtgatctgtatggctgttgaccaagtatggcttgcattaccttgtgtgaaaagccgtagatattatgtgattgggccggcacgcaaaggcagtgcctttaaggcacgcccccaatattgttgtctgagtggaaatcgggagaaatttgggagaatggttgccccgggagattttcgggaggggcactgaaattcgggagtctcccgggaaaatcgggagtgttGGCGAGTATGCTCACCAAACCGTAAGAAAcgcaggtaaaaactattcaaaagggttaagttcacttttctcgtgtttgacagagacattctGGGGGAGTCAGGGTGCCAAATGACCATGTGTTCCAAGCAGAAGACATAAGGTTTTAAGTTTGacgtgggtcgaggaggaggagccacagtccccctcTACTGTGTACCTCCTGCTTGGcctcggtataaaccgtttgcttgcctaacagaatttctattgtgacatccagtagacacatttagaacagcagtttatttggaaaaactcatcacgcgggccgtacgttttacACCCCTGACATAGAagctccacactgcaaaaagtcagtgttcaaaaacaagggaaaaaaatacaaaaatttggggtattttatttgaactaagcaaaattatctgccaatagaacaagaaaattttgcttgtcaagactttccaaaacaagtaaaattagctaacctcaatgaacccccaaataccttaaaataagtatattctcactaataacaactgtactcctatatgagtacatattttctattgtttcattgaaaataaaacagcaaagtccatttggctgtcatctgttttaatatgagacacaattgtgtcaaagtcatgattttttttttcatgcttgaaataagaaattattactttaaaaaagtagttttatacttgtgagtgttgatgacacagctttgcaacagttgatattctagtttcaagcatgttttactcaatataggtcataacatctccgcaacaagctgtaatatcttactgagatcatttaggaccaaaacacttaaaacaagtaaaacactctaacataaaatctgcttagtgagaataattatcttatcagacagaaaataagcaaatataacccttatttgagatatttaccgtacttttcggagtataagtcgctccagagtataagtcgcaccggccgaaaatgcaaaataaagaaggagaaaaaacctataagtcgcattttttggggaaatgtatttgataaaacccaacaccaagaatagacatttgaaaggcaatttaaaataaatgaagaatagtgaacaacaggctgaataagtgtacgttatatgaggcataaataaccaactgagaacgtgcctggaatgttaacgtaacatattatggtaagagtcattcaaataactataacatacagaacatgctatacgtttaccaaacaatctgtcactcctaatcgctaaatcccatgaaatgttattcgtctagtctcttacgtgaatgagctaaataatatttgatattttacggtaatgtgttaataatttcacacataagtttctcctgagtataagtcgcacccacagccaaactatgaaaaaaactgcgacttatagtccgaaaaatacggtaatcttacttagatttcagtttttgcagtgcaccagcTGTGTTGATGTCTCACCTCACTGCTGTTTGTCTGTCCCCCCACCTCCCCAGACCCAAATCGGACACCCACCAGAGTCCGCCTAGCGACAAGCAAAGCATACAGTCTGGCAAATCCGTAACCAAAACCAACAAGAATAATCACATTTCCAGGTGTGTACTGTTAGCGCAACAGCACAGCAGCTGCATGTGTCCAaaactgaccttttttttttgccaaatggTGTTCACCCCTCAGGCCTAAGCTGAAAAACATCGACCGGAGCACAGCCCAGCAGCTGGCCATCACCGTGGGCAACGTGACGGTGATCATCACAGACTTTAAGGAGAAGAGCCGCTCCTCGTCCACGTCCTCGTCCACCATCACGTCGAGCGCGGGCTCCGAACAGCAGCACCAGAGCTCCGGCTCCGAGAGTATGGACAAGGGCTCGTCGCGTGCCTCCACGCCCAAAGGAGATCTCTCTGTGGGACACGACGAGTCCTTCTGAAGACCCCCCCGCCCCCTACCCTCACCACCACCATACTTCTCCCTTTACCACACCCACCGCGCCCCCTTTTCCCCACCACTTTGTTTCTGGACACTACGGATCCCAGAAGGGGAGAGACTTCCTCTCCCCCCCCACGCGGCCGCTCTGCCTCCATCCCATGACCACCCTGGATGCTGTGGGAGGACACACAAACTCCGCCAGTGGACGAGGACAAGCAGAGCCCACGCCGGGGTCCAGACACTTGTATGTATTGTTTTATATTTCAACGTGGAcaatctttgttttttttgtcaagaacTATTTCCCGCCGGGCACAATAACCACCATCTTCTTCTTCCCCTTATTTATTACCTTGTTGCACCTCTTTGATCATTtcctctatttttttttatgttgaagcTTTGCTGTGTCGCTCTGCcgaccgattttttttttaattgcagttGGAAAAcgatgccacacacacacacacacacacacacacactaaggtgCTAGATACACTGTGAAAGGTTTGCAGATCGCTCAACGTGACGACGAGCAAAGTCGTCACACCCTTTTTCGTAACGACGCCGCCACCGTCGGGATCTTCCCCGCGATGGCGCGTTGTCACCCTAAGTCCGACTTTCCACCACATTGTCTATAATCCTATACAGTATTGTGTGTCCTTAACTGTACAGTGTAGGCTGTTGTGTAAAACACTAAAAAGCTGTCGATATTTTTCCCTCCATTCCGTATTGAAAACTTTTTCCGGCCAAAAGTCGGGAGTTTATCTCGAAGGACGCTCGCACGCTGTCCCGCTTGGTGAAACCATACGGAGCAGCCGTTTCATTTCTGTGGTAAACGCCTGCAAATGTAgtgcaaagatgtttttttttatatgatcAAATTGCAATTTAAAGACTCCAGTCATTGAAGGTAAAACTATCGCTGTGGTCAATAAAACACAAATGCTCTTTTCATTtttattggatttattttttattttttttataaccacGTGTCGCTTATTTAAAAGGTTTCTAATCCACCTTAGCTAATAATACTAGAACAACCTACTTTCCCCCTTTTTAACTGTGTGGAAATTGTATAaagaataaatgtgtatatgatatcttagttttatttattgaAGGACCAAAGGAATTTCATATTGACCTACATAGATAAATAACAATTTGAAATGCAATTACCGCAACTATCTAATGTTTGAGTTGAATAAATAAAGACTAATATAATCCATGTAAATGGTGTTCTCCTTCTTCCCTCATTGTCACGCGCCGCATGTCACGTGCTTCGTTACGTGAGGCCAGAGGGCACGATTTACTTTGataatcatatttctctttttttgttttttcctgtggatgaaattagggctgcaacaactaattgattataaaaatagttggcgattaatttagtcatcgattcgtcggATCTTGCtatgcttttttttattgtatttttttattttttttaataaacctttatttataaactgcaacatttacaaacagctgagtaacaataatcaaaataagtatggtgccagtatgctgttttttccccaataaaatactggaaaggatagaaatgtagtttgtctctttgatccgattattaatcgattaatcgaagtaataatcgacagattaatcgatgatcaaattagttgttagttgcagccctagatgaaATGTAATCATGTACTTTGCGTACAACTATGCTATCAGTGTTGGAGGCGGGGGGAGAGGGTCAAGCGATGactttttacacacaaaaagcaCCCAGTTTTGTATCGAAAGTGGTCCCCAGAAGCCATGTTTTTCTTTTCACCTGCCTTATCTGCAACATGCAAGTGAAAAGGGTTTGCGTTCTATTACTGAGAAAATTTGCGGAGTATCTAACGTGTACATAGTTTGAAAACAAACACTATCA from Entelurus aequoreus isolate RoL-2023_Sb linkage group LG01, RoL_Eaeq_v1.1, whole genome shotgun sequence encodes:
- the rybpb gene encoding RING1 and YY1-binding protein B isoform X2, whose amino-acid sequence is MPKRQAKQTADDGYWDCSVCTFRNTAEAFKCSICDVRKGTSTRKPRINSQLVAQQVAQQYPMPPPPKKERRERSERTDRERPDGEGEPALVEVRPEVERPEIVRPEADTPEKDSSDKEQPAQDKADREKDISPAITKKPSIKKGRPKSDTHQSPPSDKQSIQSGKSVTKTNKNNHISRPKLKNIDRSTAQQLAITVGNVTVIITDFKEKSRSSSTSSSTITSSAGSEQQHQSSGSESMDKGSSRASTPKGDLSVGHDESF
- the rybpb gene encoding RING1 and YY1-binding protein B isoform X1 — translated: MGDKKSPTRPKRQAKQTADDGYWDCSVCTFRNTAEAFKCSICDVRKGTSTRKPRINSQLVAQQVAQQYPMPPPPKKERRERSERTDRERPDGEGEPALVEVRPEVERPEIVRPEADTPEKDSSDKEQPAQDKADREKDISPAITKKPSIKKGRPKSDTHQSPPSDKQSIQSGKSVTKTNKNNHISRPKLKNIDRSTAQQLAITVGNVTVIITDFKEKSRSSSTSSSTITSSAGSEQQHQSSGSESMDKGSSRASTPKGDLSVGHDESF